From the Gouania willdenowi chromosome 19, fGouWil2.1, whole genome shotgun sequence genome, one window contains:
- the LOC114481822 gene encoding protein atonal homolog 1-like, with product MSPRRSFFHSFLSVGPQPQPEPERRRRLAANARERRRMLGLNVAFDRLRSVIPNRDRKLSKSETLQMAQIYISTLSELLLREDEACCGPRTPGGPGGAPGAVPEEEQKERHVQLNGVKTSESEGVTGPDWSQQNSDSSQFTREHNRTSLIHNGAEKPHL from the coding sequence ATGTCTCCGCGGAGAAGCTTCTTCCACTCGTTCCTCTCTGTGGGGCCACAGCCACAGCCAGAGCCCGAGAGGCGGCGGCGGCTGGCGGCCAACGCCCGGGAGAGGCGCAGGATGCTCGGCCTCAACGTGGCCTTTGACCGGCTGCGCAGCGTCATCCCGAACCGGGACCGAAAACTCTCCAAGTCCGAGACTCTGCAGATGGCGCAGATCTACATCTCCACCCTCAGTGAGCTGCTTCTGCGGGAGGATGAGGCATGCTGTGGGCCGCGGACCCCGGGAGGGCCGGGCGGAGCACCTGGTGCGGTCCCGGAGGAGGAACAGAAGGAGCGACATGTGCAGCTTAACGGTGTAAAAACGAGTGAAAGTGAAGGAGTGACAGGTCCAGACTGGTCCCAACAGAACTCAGACTCATCCCAGTTCACCAGGGAACACAATCGGACCAGTTTGATCCACAACGGAGCAGAAAAACCACATCTTTGA